A DNA window from Pueribacillus theae contains the following coding sequences:
- the istA gene encoding IS21 family transposase, with translation MVNCRKILELYFEGISQRTISSSTGHSRNTVSEVVHRAKKLGLESLNDTMTNSWLEAFLFPEKQAIEKGYFPVDWEVVHKELQKKNVTLALLHHEYETEAREGGKIPYAYRTFCEKYGKYAKKYKLTMPIRRKPGEIMEVDWAGSTLSIIDRSTGETIPAYVFIATLPYSQLSYVEAFLDMKSPNWLKAHIHAFQYFGGVPETLVPDNLKTGVTKALRDEPLLNEAYRELADYYRTVIVPSRVRKPKDKASVEGTVGYISRQIIASLRNYQCFHIEDLNQRIFEKLEEINTIDFQKRPGSRKKVFEEEEKSHLQQLPQTRYKLAEWKTAKVQLNYHIQVERMYYSVPYDYVREQVDVRLTTDLIEVYFKETRIASHKRLTGEVGQFSTNTDHMPDNHKLYLEHTPENNRKWAETIGPSMAQFVSYILEINPEKKALNILGTLRNLSTKYTNDEIERATYTLLEISTNPTISVLKGVLDRGKKRRKKSNIDNYQNNTNDNGFTRGAEYFGGKTR, from the coding sequence AACGATCAGTTCTAGCACTGGTCACTCCAGGAATACAGTCTCTGAGGTCGTTCACCGTGCCAAGAAACTTGGCTTGGAAAGTTTGAATGATACCATGACCAACTCATGGCTAGAAGCGTTTCTCTTTCCTGAGAAACAAGCTATTGAGAAGGGGTATTTCCCGGTTGATTGGGAAGTGGTGCATAAGGAGCTACAAAAAAAGAATGTTACCTTGGCCTTATTGCATCATGAATATGAAACGGAAGCACGTGAGGGTGGAAAAATCCCTTATGCTTACAGAACTTTTTGTGAGAAATACGGGAAGTATGCGAAGAAATATAAATTAACGATGCCTATTCGGAGAAAACCAGGTGAGATCATGGAAGTGGATTGGGCTGGCTCCACGCTGTCTATTATTGATCGTTCTACTGGGGAAACGATTCCGGCGTATGTATTTATTGCGACCTTGCCTTACAGTCAATTAAGTTACGTGGAAGCATTTTTAGATATGAAATCACCAAATTGGCTTAAGGCTCATATTCATGCATTCCAATATTTTGGTGGAGTTCCTGAAACATTGGTTCCAGATAATCTAAAAACAGGGGTTACAAAAGCCCTTCGAGATGAACCTCTTCTCAATGAGGCCTATCGTGAACTAGCAGATTATTATCGCACAGTCATCGTGCCGAGCCGGGTTCGAAAACCAAAGGATAAGGCAAGTGTGGAGGGAACAGTCGGCTACATTTCCCGACAGATTATTGCCTCGTTGAGAAACTATCAATGTTTTCATATAGAGGACTTAAATCAACGAATCTTTGAAAAGCTAGAAGAAATCAATACAATTGATTTTCAAAAACGCCCTGGTTCCCGTAAAAAGGTGTTTGAGGAAGAAGAGAAATCCCACCTTCAACAGCTTCCCCAAACACGTTACAAGCTTGCGGAATGGAAAACAGCAAAGGTTCAACTGAACTACCACATTCAAGTTGAACGAATGTATTATTCCGTTCCATATGATTACGTCCGTGAACAAGTCGATGTTCGACTGACTACGGATCTAATTGAAGTGTACTTCAAAGAAACACGGATTGCATCCCATAAAAGGTTAACCGGGGAAGTTGGCCAGTTCTCTACGAACACGGATCATATGCCTGATAATCATAAATTGTATCTAGAGCATACCCCTGAAAACAATCGGAAATGGGCAGAAACAATTGGACCCTCCATGGCACAGTTTGTTTCTTATATCTTAGAAATAAATCCAGAAAAGAAAGCATTAAACATCCTTGGCACATTAAGGAACTTATCAACAAAATATACAAACGATGAGATCGAGAGAGCAACGTATACATTGCTTGAAATATCAACAAACCCAACAATTTCTGTCTTAAAGGGTGTATTGGATAGAGGTAAGAAACGCAGGAAAAAGTCGAATATCGATAATTATCAAAACAATACGAATGATAATGGATTTACCCGTGGTGCTGAATACTTTGGAGGGAAAACAAGATGA
- the istB gene encoding IS21-like element helper ATPase IstB: protein MMNQETLRKLTEMKMGAMADLYQQQSLNKDYQDMDFDDRFNLLVDHEYDRRKSNRLERLIKQATFDEPTAAIEDIEYHPDRNLDKKLILELATGSYIQNHHNIILMGASGNGKTWISNAFGVHACRQFYKVKYIRLPELLDELAAAKYEADGSFRKLIQKYKKIDLLILDEWLLTELSEEKALHILEIIEARLKRASTIFCSQFSPEGWHSKLGQAQVADAILDRIVHDSYKILVDGEVSMRERHSLVVRK from the coding sequence ATGATGAACCAAGAAACATTACGTAAATTAACTGAAATGAAAATGGGTGCTATGGCAGATCTGTATCAGCAACAGAGTCTAAACAAAGATTATCAAGATATGGATTTCGACGATCGTTTTAATCTGTTAGTAGACCATGAGTATGATCGTCGAAAGTCAAATAGGCTGGAACGGTTAATTAAGCAGGCCACTTTCGACGAGCCAACGGCAGCTATTGAAGACATAGAGTATCATCCCGACCGCAACCTGGATAAGAAGCTAATATTAGAGCTGGCAACGGGGAGCTATATCCAAAATCACCATAACATTATTTTAATGGGTGCATCAGGGAACGGCAAAACATGGATATCTAATGCCTTTGGTGTTCATGCGTGTCGCCAATTTTACAAAGTAAAGTATATTAGATTACCGGAATTACTGGATGAATTAGCAGCAGCAAAGTATGAAGCCGATGGAAGCTTCCGTAAACTCATCCAAAAATATAAAAAGATTGATTTATTAATACTTGATGAATGGTTGTTAACTGAGCTTTCAGAGGAAAAAGCACTTCACATCTTGGAAATTATTGAGGCGAGATTAAAGAGAGCATCTACCATATTCTGTTCCCAGTTCTCTCCGGAAGGGTGGCATTCGAAACTAGGACAGGCACAGGTAGCAGATGCGATCCTTGACCGTATTGTTCATGATTCCTATAAGATCCTAGTCGATGGAGAGGTATCAATGAGAGAACGTCATAGTTTGGTGGTTAGAAAATGA
- a CDS encoding HXXEE domain-containing protein has translation MNGAVLLIFLFAFTIHNLEEGIWLTRQQSSEKSKMKMHKTVTQDEFLFGLFWVTSLAYLITALYIFYPDVGLFKYSYFGFVGAMILNILFPHLISTLIERYYSPGLFTGLIVIIPINSLIVKTAIELGTITISQFIISTLAVGVSLLLSIPISFKIGKQLITF, from the coding sequence ATGAACGGAGCAGTCTTATTGATTTTTTTATTTGCATTTACAATTCACAATTTGGAAGAAGGCATCTGGTTAACGAGACAGCAGTCTTCTGAAAAAAGTAAAATGAAAATGCACAAAACAGTTACACAGGATGAATTTTTGTTTGGATTATTTTGGGTCACAAGCTTAGCCTATTTAATTACGGCTTTATATATTTTTTATCCAGATGTTGGGTTGTTCAAGTATTCTTATTTTGGGTTTGTGGGTGCAATGATATTGAATATCCTTTTTCCACATCTTATCTCAACCCTAATTGAGCGTTATTATTCGCCAGGTCTGTTTACAGGTCTTATTGTAATCATCCCTATCAACAGTTTAATTGTAAAAACAGCAATAGAGTTAGGTACAATAACAATTTCTCAGTTTATTATTAGCACTTTGGCAGTCGGGGTTTCGCTATTGTTAAGCATTCCAATTAGTTTTAAGATAGGTAAACAATTAATAACCTTTTAA
- a CDS encoding Fic family protein, with product MKLPNEYMEDLLVRMSHHSNAIENNKISLPETVSIILYNTVPNKVSLRELYEIDNHRHAMQYLFSPDVLEKDFTFDVLFETHAILMDRLHHERGMFKTEPNYIKGADFDTVHPDNVFVIMKQWLDNVNYRIEIAESDKDIIDLVCESHIEFERIHPFADGNGRTGRLVMNYLLMKNDIAPLVIEKEDKERYIFFLANQDVKSFSDYAEKKIKKEQKRIKSFTETKIRKKDELER from the coding sequence ATGAAGTTACCGAATGAATACATGGAGGATTTGTTAGTAAGAATGTCACATCATTCGAATGCAATTGAAAATAACAAAATTTCACTACCAGAAACGGTATCAATTATATTGTATAACACTGTTCCTAATAAAGTGTCTTTAAGAGAATTATACGAGATTGATAACCATCGACATGCAATGCAATATTTATTTTCACCTGATGTGCTAGAAAAAGATTTTACTTTTGATGTTTTGTTCGAGACCCACGCCATTTTAATGGATCGATTACATCACGAACGAGGAATGTTTAAAACTGAACCAAATTATATTAAGGGAGCAGATTTTGATACAGTACATCCTGATAATGTTTTTGTGATCATGAAACAATGGCTAGATAATGTGAATTACCGTATTGAAATCGCTGAATCGGATAAAGATATTATTGATTTGGTGTGTGAAAGCCACATTGAGTTTGAGCGTATTCATCCTTTTGCGGATGGAAATGGACGAACAGGACGATTGGTAATGAATTACTTATTGATGAAAAATGATATTGCCCCTTTGGTTATCGAAAAAGAAGATAAAGAACGATATATTTTCTTTTTAGCCAATCAAGATGTAAAAAGTTTTAGTGATTATGCCGAAAAGAAAATAAAAAAAGAACAAAAGCGTATTAAATCATTTACTGAAACAAAAATACGCAAAAAAGATGAATTAGAAAGATGA
- a CDS encoding SRPBCC family protein, producing MQTHESLPEIRKVVVLNAPIEKVWDAVATSEGIAVWWMPNNFEPVLGQEFTLYTGEYGNSPCRVTEFDPPNRLGFDWDKDWHLAFELKELEDGKTEFTLIHSGWDAKKDTEFGQPHSVIREIMDGGWEKIVKKSLPEYVES from the coding sequence ATGCAAACTCACGAATCACTACCAGAGATTCGTAAAGTGGTAGTTCTCAATGCTCCGATTGAAAAAGTATGGGACGCTGTTGCAACATCGGAAGGTATTGCAGTATGGTGGATGCCAAATAATTTTGAACCTGTTTTGGGGCAGGAGTTTACACTTTATACAGGGGAATATGGTAATTCTCCTTGTAGGGTTACAGAATTTGACCCACCGAATCGCCTTGGCTTCGACTGGGATAAGGATTGGCATCTTGCTTTTGAATTGAAAGAATTAGAGGACGGAAAAACAGAGTTTACACTTATTCATTCCGGATGGGATGCGAAAAAAGATACGGAATTTGGACAACCGCACTCAGTTATTCGTGAAATTATGGACGGCGGTTGGGAAAAAATCGTCAAAAAGAGCCTCCCTGAATATGTCGAGTCATAA
- a CDS encoding ArsR/SmtB family transcription factor → MSKYDVFQAVADPTRRKMLKLLADKEMSIAAITECFPMSRTAVNKHLLVLFQAGLVTRQRSGKETRYKLQPEPLVKLKDWLVFFEQYWDEKLSVLKEYVEDDNDSD, encoded by the coding sequence TTGTCAAAATACGATGTATTTCAAGCAGTTGCCGATCCTACCCGTCGCAAGATGTTAAAATTGCTTGCAGATAAAGAAATGTCTATTGCCGCAATTACCGAATGTTTCCCGATGAGCCGTACTGCCGTAAATAAACATCTGCTTGTTCTTTTTCAGGCTGGCCTTGTTACTAGGCAGAGGTCTGGAAAGGAAACTCGGTATAAACTTCAGCCAGAGCCACTGGTTAAATTAAAAGATTGGCTTGTATTTTTCGAGCAATATTGGGATGAAAAACTGTCTGTTCTAAAAGAATACGTAGAGGACGATAACGATTCAGATTGA
- a CDS encoding PH domain-containing protein, with translation MQINKHIMDQINNNLDNNEEVLLSIPGKTAPTNPMLKFLPEISWLTKENMPILFVLTNHRILVYKSFVHQSITLVYSFNLSEISSFKDISGPLNGGIHFKLNDDRTFKFIFKKHRINEIIAYLQNEGL, from the coding sequence GTGCAGATAAACAAACATATCATGGATCAAATTAATAATAATTTAGATAATAATGAAGAGGTTTTATTGTCAATCCCTGGGAAAACGGCACCAACTAATCCAATGCTAAAATTCCTTCCAGAAATCTCTTGGTTAACAAAAGAGAATATGCCGATACTTTTTGTATTAACTAACCACCGAATATTGGTATATAAAAGCTTTGTTCATCAGTCAATAACATTAGTCTATTCATTTAATCTATCTGAAATTTCCTCATTTAAAGATATAAGTGGTCCATTAAACGGAGGTATTCATTTTAAATTAAATGATGATCGAACATTTAAATTTATTTTTAAAAAACATCGTATTAATGAAATCATAGCCTATCTCCAAAATGAAGGGCTTTAA
- a CDS encoding DUF6773 family protein, translating into MIFTKEVIDERIQSERHQALAICGSVFSVGILSDILYKAIYLESPINTYLMELIIFLVAGLLYLILGIKKGILFQADSKKGKSILKFKAFISSIAFATFFLISDLFTGENLVFVKGHIEWTILAFFTLVIISWLIDVFLIKLANHKHR; encoded by the coding sequence TTGATATTCACTAAAGAAGTTATTGATGAGCGTATCCAATCTGAGAGGCATCAAGCTCTTGCTATTTGTGGTTCCGTTTTCTCAGTAGGCATCCTAAGCGACATATTATATAAGGCCATTTATCTAGAATCGCCCATAAATACTTACTTAATGGAGCTAATTATCTTTTTGGTCGCAGGTCTACTGTATCTTATTCTAGGAATAAAAAAGGGCATTTTATTTCAAGCTGACTCAAAAAAGGGGAAAAGTATTTTAAAATTTAAAGCCTTTATTTCCAGTATTGCATTTGCGACCTTTTTTCTAATCTCAGACTTATTTACTGGTGAAAATTTAGTTTTCGTCAAAGGTCATATTGAATGGACAATTTTGGCATTTTTCACACTTGTCATTATTTCTTGGTTAATCGATGTTTTTTTAATAAAATTAGCAAATCACAAACATCGTTAA
- a CDS encoding helix-turn-helix transcriptional regulator: MNVSKIKLARVAKNMTQQDLADRIGVTRQTINLIEKNKYNPTIKLCISIAKVLEKSLDELFMNED, translated from the coding sequence GTGAATGTATCTAAAATTAAATTGGCCAGAGTAGCCAAAAATATGACACAACAAGATCTCGCTGATCGGATAGGTGTAACACGTCAAACCATTAATCTTATTGAAAAAAATAAATATAATCCAACGATAAAATTATGCATTAGTATTGCTAAGGTTTTAGAAAAATCACTTGATGAATTATTTATGAATGAAGATTAA
- a CDS encoding DUF4179 domain-containing protein translates to MQNKGIMSATIAIAIGILMLYYNQDIKIISARDIPATSSVEINDLSNGSSIFEKSGDKELIIAEKKRLITKVEQSATDQDITFTIHDVYYNDNQIFLAYSIQSKTDHLLEGPYPFGGDSILINGKRLNSGGKRWFTKVSNDKYVGVYDINPITDLPDQFRLEMVFPRIFNQEGNWSFDFNVKETVGNKIPVFDKSKSYKESTLALKSMKLNPAGTAVSFDLTQNINESELDSFNLLTDDGKALNVLDFAGFSLPEDIKGNKETIHYVSRFSEVKENTHI, encoded by the coding sequence ATGCAAAATAAAGGGATTATGAGTGCTACCATAGCAATCGCTATCGGTATATTAATGTTGTACTATAATCAAGATATTAAAATAATTTCGGCAAGAGATATACCGGCTACCTCCTCGGTGGAGATTAATGATTTATCAAATGGTTCATCCATATTTGAAAAATCTGGGGATAAAGAGCTTATTATCGCGGAAAAAAAAAGATTAATAACAAAAGTTGAACAATCTGCTACGGATCAAGATATTACTTTTACAATTCATGATGTTTATTATAATGATAATCAAATTTTTCTTGCTTATTCAATTCAGTCCAAAACAGATCATTTACTGGAAGGACCTTATCCTTTTGGTGGAGATTCTATATTAATAAATGGTAAACGTCTTAATTCTGGTGGTAAAAGGTGGTTTACTAAAGTGTCAAATGACAAGTATGTGGGTGTTTATGATATAAACCCTATAACGGATCTACCAGATCAATTTCGTTTAGAAATGGTTTTCCCTAGAATCTTTAATCAAGAAGGAAATTGGTCATTTGATTTCAATGTGAAAGAAACGGTAGGTAATAAAATACCTGTCTTCGATAAAAGTAAATCATACAAGGAGTCTACACTTGCATTAAAATCAATGAAGTTAAATCCAGCCGGAACCGCTGTCTCATTTGACCTGACTCAGAATATAAACGAATCCGAACTGGATTCCTTTAATTTACTTACTGACGATGGAAAAGCATTAAATGTTTTGGATTTTGCAGGATTTTCATTGCCTGAGGATATTAAAGGAAACAAAGAAACAATTCATTATGTATCTAGATTTAGCGAAGTGAAGGAGAATACCCATATTTGA
- the mobL gene encoding relaxase MobL, with amino-acid sequence MSQLLKAERMEETAVWTASIHYNTDNIHVHMQQLNPILPGKKFGSMIKHLKNGKNNTEPKENKVRLIR; translated from the coding sequence ATGAGTCAATTATTAAAAGCGGAACGCATGGAAGAGACAGCGGTTTGGACAGCTTCCATCCATTATAATACGGATAATATTCATGTCCATATGCAGCAGTTGAACCCAATCTTACCAGGAAAAAAATTCGGTTCTATGATAAAACATCTAAAGAATGGAAAGAACAATACCGAGCCAAAAGAAAATAAGGTTCGCTTGATAAGATGA